The following coding sequences are from one Myxococcus guangdongensis window:
- a CDS encoding inorganic phosphate transporter, giving the protein MLLAAVILIVGVALIFDFINGFHDAANSIATVVSTRVLSPNLAVAWAAFFNFVAAFGGGVHVANTMGKGIINFEMLRATGPTAVLSVIFAALMGAIAWNLLTWWWGLPSSSSHALAGGMIGATLPVLGLKGLMGAGIAKIAAFIVLSPLIGTTLGMTLMLVSTWVVHKQTPRVVDVWFRRLQLVSSAIFSYSHGTNDAQKVMGIIAVVLFGTIWADRPFHIDWWMIISCHAAIAMGTFFGGWRIIRTMGHSLTKLAPIGGFSAETGGGVTIIALAELGIPVSTTHTITGAIVGVGSTRGWRAVKWGVAGRIIWAWVFTIPASALMALLIYGMTQLVVRMVG; this is encoded by the coding sequence ATGCTACTCGCGGCCGTCATCCTCATCGTCGGAGTGGCGCTCATCTTCGATTTCATCAACGGCTTCCACGACGCGGCGAACTCCATCGCCACCGTGGTGTCCACCCGGGTGTTGTCACCGAACCTGGCCGTGGCGTGGGCCGCCTTCTTCAACTTCGTCGCCGCCTTCGGTGGCGGTGTCCATGTCGCCAACACCATGGGCAAGGGCATCATCAACTTCGAGATGCTGCGCGCCACGGGCCCCACCGCGGTGCTGTCGGTCATCTTCGCGGCGCTGATGGGCGCCATCGCCTGGAACCTGCTCACGTGGTGGTGGGGGCTGCCGTCGTCGTCCTCGCACGCGCTGGCGGGCGGCATGATTGGCGCGACGCTGCCGGTGTTGGGGCTGAAGGGCTTGATGGGCGCGGGCATCGCGAAGATCGCCGCCTTCATCGTGCTCTCGCCGCTCATCGGCACCACGCTGGGCATGACGCTGATGCTGGTGAGCACGTGGGTGGTGCACAAGCAGACGCCGCGCGTGGTGGACGTCTGGTTCCGCCGGCTCCAGCTCGTCTCGTCCGCCATCTTCTCCTACAGCCACGGCACCAACGACGCGCAGAAGGTGATGGGCATCATCGCCGTGGTGCTCTTCGGCACCATCTGGGCGGACCGTCCGTTCCACATCGACTGGTGGATGATCATCTCCTGTCACGCGGCCATCGCGATGGGGACGTTCTTCGGCGGCTGGCGCATCATCCGCACCATGGGCCACAGCCTGACGAAGCTGGCGCCCATCGGCGGGTTCAGCGCGGAGACGGGCGGCGGCGTCACCATCATCGCGCTGGCGGAGCTGGGCATCCCCGTGTCCACCACCCACACCATCACCGGCGCCATCGTCGGCGTGGGCTCCACGCGCGGCTGGCGCGCGGTGAAGTGGGGCGTGGCGGGCCGCATCATCTGGGCCTGGGTGTTCACCATCCCCGCCTCCGCGCTGATGGCGCTGCTCATCTACGGCATGACTCAGCTCGTCGTCCGCATGGTGGGCTGA
- a CDS encoding DUF47 domain-containing protein, which translates to MLERLMPKSDEFFDDFDKQCAATVQGAKMLHELLSDYTDVPRRVQALKDVEHQGDEVTHTAFNRLHKQFITPFDRTQIHSLLSRIDDVLDLANAAASRLHYYEIQSSLPDATELARLLVLSAQKVQEVVAALRLIKKPEQILAGCKEIKRLETQADEVLRSGLGRLFKSGVDTLTIIKWKEIYDLIETATDKCQGVANVIEGVVLEHS; encoded by the coding sequence ATGCTCGAAAGGCTGATGCCCAAGTCGGACGAGTTCTTCGACGACTTCGACAAACAGTGCGCCGCCACAGTGCAGGGCGCGAAGATGCTTCACGAACTGCTCAGCGACTACACGGACGTGCCCAGGCGGGTCCAGGCGCTCAAGGACGTGGAGCACCAGGGTGACGAGGTCACCCACACCGCCTTCAACCGTCTGCACAAGCAGTTCATCACCCCGTTCGACCGGACGCAGATCCACTCGCTGCTGTCGCGCATCGACGACGTGCTGGACCTGGCGAACGCGGCCGCGTCACGGCTGCACTACTACGAAATCCAGAGCAGCCTGCCGGACGCGACGGAGCTGGCGCGCCTGCTGGTGCTGTCCGCCCAGAAGGTGCAGGAGGTGGTGGCGGCGCTGCGGCTCATCAAGAAGCCGGAGCAGATCCTCGCCGGCTGCAAGGAGATCAAACGCCTGGAGACGCAGGCGGACGAAGTGCTTCGCTCGGGCCTGGGCCGGCTGTTCAAGAGCGGGGTCGACACTCTGACCATCATCAAGTGGAAGGAGATCTACGACCTCATCGAGACCGCCACGGACAAGTGCCAGGGTGTGGCGAACGTCATCGAGGGCGTGGTGCTGGAGCACTCCTGA
- the trxA gene encoding thioredoxin gives MATDVIELGDTRFHQEVLESKEPVLVDFTATWCPPCRAIAPTLAALATEYRGRLKVAKLDVDANQVTAQRYNIRSVPALLLFKDGQVVQQLLGAMPRAKLEQALLPHL, from the coding sequence ATGGCCACCGACGTCATCGAGTTGGGCGACACGCGGTTCCACCAGGAGGTGCTGGAGTCGAAGGAACCGGTGCTGGTGGACTTCACCGCCACCTGGTGCCCGCCGTGCCGCGCCATCGCCCCCACCCTGGCCGCGCTCGCCACCGAATACCGGGGCCGCCTCAAGGTGGCGAAGCTCGACGTGGACGCGAACCAGGTGACGGCCCAGCGCTACAACATCCGCTCCGTCCCCGCCCTGCTGCTCTTCAAGGACGGCCAGGTCGTCCAGCAGCTCCTGGGCGCGATGCCCCGGGCGAAGCTGGAACAGGCGCTGCTTCCCCACCTGTAG
- a CDS encoding LysR family transcriptional regulator, translated as MLLFTEVVTSGGLTAAAQRLGLRKSTVSRRLSALEERLGVRLLERNARHLRLTEAGRDYHAHCARLVSEAREVNRALGESRATPQGTLRIATLSLLGELLTPLIAELLLHHPLLRVELALAEAHVDLIAEEYDVALRTGPLADSSLVARKLGRLRTGYYASPAYLSRQGTPRTPADLQGHACVVLAEPGTDEVWFFGEGRDALSHPVTGRLRVPSVRAGQAAARAGLGVVRLPASLVVDDVRSGLLVPVLEAATPPGIPVFAVYPSSRQLPPKLRAFLTLLSERGASLPWEAETSLPRRR; from the coding sequence ATGCTGCTCTTCACGGAGGTGGTCACCTCCGGAGGGCTCACCGCCGCCGCCCAGCGGCTGGGCCTGCGCAAGTCCACCGTGAGCCGCCGGCTCTCCGCGCTCGAGGAGCGGCTCGGGGTCCGCCTGCTGGAGCGCAACGCGCGCCACCTGCGCCTCACCGAGGCGGGGCGCGACTACCATGCCCACTGCGCGCGGCTGGTCTCCGAGGCCCGCGAGGTGAACCGCGCCCTGGGCGAGTCCCGCGCCACGCCCCAAGGCACCCTGCGCATCGCCACCCTGTCGCTCCTGGGCGAGCTGCTCACCCCGCTCATCGCGGAGCTGCTCCTGCACCACCCGCTGCTGCGCGTGGAACTCGCGCTCGCCGAGGCCCACGTCGACCTCATCGCCGAGGAGTACGACGTGGCCCTGCGCACCGGCCCGCTCGCCGATTCGTCGCTGGTGGCCCGGAAGCTCGGGCGCCTGCGCACCGGCTACTACGCCAGCCCCGCGTACCTCTCCCGCCAGGGCACCCCGCGCACCCCCGCCGACCTCCAGGGCCATGCCTGCGTCGTGCTCGCCGAGCCCGGCACCGACGAGGTCTGGTTCTTCGGCGAGGGACGCGACGCGCTCAGCCACCCCGTCACCGGCCGTCTCCGTGTCCCCAGCGTGCGCGCGGGCCAGGCCGCCGCCCGCGCGGGCCTGGGCGTGGTCCGACTGCCCGCCTCCCTCGTCGTCGACGACGTGAGGAGCGGACTGCTCGTCCCCGTGCTGGAGGCCGCGACGCCCCCGGGCATCCCCGTGTTCGCCGTCTACCCGAGCAGCCGCCAGCTCCCACCCAAGCTGCGCGCCTTCCTCACGCTGCTCTCGGAGCGCGGCGCCTCGCTGCCCTGGGAGGCGGAGACATCCCTCCCCCGGAGACGTTGA
- the dusA gene encoding tRNA dihydrouridine(20/20a) synthase DusA, which translates to MMPLSPMPLCVAPMMDWTDRNCRYFHRQISRHTLLYTEMLTTGAVLHGDRERLLGYEAAEHPVAIQLGGSEPEALAESARIAESWGYDEVNLNVGCPSDRVQSGRFGACLMAEPELVARLVGAMRSAVSIPVTVKSRIAIDELEEWPTLERFVRLIAAEGCTRFIVHARKAWLQGLSPKENRDVPPLRYDLVHRLKQELPHLDISINGGIKTLDAAAEHLKHVDGVMIGRAVYENPYLLAEADRRFFGATEAPRERHEVVEAMLPYIERSRQRGAPLSAVTRHMLGLFQGLPGARAWRRHLSENAHKPGAGPEVVVAALAKVRREPDAVVAA; encoded by the coding sequence ATGATGCCCTTGAGCCCCATGCCGTTGTGTGTCGCGCCGATGATGGATTGGACGGACCGGAACTGCCGGTACTTCCACCGTCAAATCAGTCGGCACACGCTCCTGTACACGGAGATGTTGACCACGGGCGCCGTGCTGCACGGCGACCGCGAGCGGCTGTTGGGCTACGAGGCGGCCGAGCATCCGGTGGCCATCCAGTTGGGTGGTTCGGAGCCGGAGGCGTTGGCGGAGTCGGCGCGCATCGCCGAGTCGTGGGGCTACGACGAGGTGAACCTCAACGTCGGCTGCCCCAGCGACAGGGTGCAGTCGGGCCGCTTCGGCGCGTGTCTGATGGCGGAGCCGGAGCTGGTGGCGCGGCTGGTGGGCGCGATGCGCTCGGCGGTGAGCATCCCGGTGACGGTGAAGTCGCGCATCGCCATCGACGAACTGGAGGAGTGGCCCACGCTGGAGCGCTTCGTGCGGCTGATTGCGGCCGAGGGCTGCACGCGCTTCATCGTGCATGCGCGCAAGGCGTGGCTCCAGGGGCTGAGCCCCAAGGAGAACCGCGACGTGCCGCCCCTGCGTTACGACCTGGTGCACCGGCTCAAGCAGGAGCTGCCGCACCTGGACATCAGCATCAACGGCGGCATCAAGACGCTGGACGCGGCGGCCGAGCACCTGAAGCACGTGGACGGGGTGATGATTGGCCGCGCCGTCTACGAGAACCCGTACCTCCTGGCGGAGGCGGACCGCCGCTTCTTCGGGGCGACGGAGGCGCCGCGCGAGCGCCACGAGGTCGTGGAGGCGATGCTGCCGTACATCGAGCGCAGCCGTCAGCGGGGCGCGCCGCTGAGCGCGGTGACGCGGCACATGCTGGGATTGTTCCAGGGCCTGCCCGGCGCGCGCGCGTGGCGGCGGCACCTGAGCGAGAACGCGCACAAGCCCGGAGCGGGACCCGAAGTGGTGGTGGCCGCGCTCGCCAAGGTGCGCCGCGAGCCCGACGCCGTCGTGGCGGCCTGA
- a CDS encoding CGNR zinc finger domain-containing protein, whose product MADARSPGLPTDVVLLLEFVNTLDVEKLVDAVPTPGALDTWCRARGLVSSSDTFTPDAFRAAIEAREALRAVLLSHTGEPLAPADLKTLERVASSSPLTVSFSQDGVALRPSATGGWKALGALFAAIVSTQRDGHWPRMKVCAAGACQEAFYDTSKNRSGRWCSMAVCGNRTKLQRFRATPPRR is encoded by the coding sequence ATGGCCGATGCGCGCAGCCCCGGACTCCCCACGGACGTCGTCCTGCTCCTCGAGTTCGTCAACACGCTCGACGTGGAGAAGCTCGTCGATGCCGTGCCCACGCCGGGCGCGCTCGACACCTGGTGCCGCGCACGGGGCCTCGTGTCGTCCTCGGACACCTTCACCCCGGACGCCTTCCGCGCCGCCATCGAGGCCCGCGAGGCCCTGCGCGCCGTGCTCCTCTCCCACACCGGCGAGCCCCTGGCCCCCGCTGATTTGAAGACGCTGGAGCGCGTCGCCTCCTCCAGCCCCCTCACCGTGAGCTTCAGCCAGGACGGCGTGGCGCTGCGCCCCTCGGCCACTGGCGGCTGGAAGGCCCTGGGCGCGCTGTTCGCCGCCATCGTCTCCACCCAGCGCGACGGCCACTGGCCCCGGATGAAGGTGTGCGCCGCGGGCGCGTGCCAGGAGGCCTTCTACGACACCTCCAAGAACCGCTCCGGTCGGTGGTGCTCCATGGCCGTGTGCGGCAACCGCACCAAGCTCCAGCGCTTCCGAGCCACCCCGCCCCGGCGCTGA
- a CDS encoding arginase family protein has protein sequence MSSPIAVVAVPSGLGLSRPDGRIPRVDLLPTALMEAGLGLRLQAQVEHTVTPRDYVLERDAQTRILNPHGIAELSLQLADAVEAIVRAQRFPLVLGGDCSILLGCLLGLKRTGAHSGLAFMDGHTDFWPPEASELGGAAGMDLWLSTGRGPALLSNLENRGPLVLDADVAVLGVRDPERQGAKVGAEDARDTAMAWLDLDVLREEGIAAGAKRVLTRFKERGVRGFWMHLDADVLDDAVMPAVDSRQPDGLRVAELGDLVARLVDSGLAVGMDVTIYDPSLDPRRDAARALVEALTHGLGALVPTRRTR, from the coding sequence ATGTCATCGCCCATCGCCGTCGTCGCCGTGCCCTCCGGTCTGGGCCTGAGTCGTCCGGACGGACGGATTCCCCGCGTGGACCTGCTCCCCACGGCCCTGATGGAGGCCGGATTGGGGCTCCGGCTCCAGGCGCAGGTGGAGCACACCGTGACGCCCCGGGACTACGTGCTGGAGCGAGACGCCCAGACGCGCATCCTCAACCCCCACGGCATCGCCGAGCTGAGCCTCCAGCTCGCGGACGCCGTCGAGGCCATCGTGCGCGCCCAGCGCTTCCCGCTCGTCCTGGGCGGCGACTGCAGCATCCTGCTCGGCTGCCTGTTGGGGCTGAAGCGCACCGGCGCGCACTCGGGGCTCGCCTTCATGGATGGACACACCGACTTCTGGCCGCCCGAGGCCTCCGAGCTCGGCGGCGCCGCGGGCATGGACCTCTGGCTCTCCACCGGCCGGGGCCCCGCCCTGCTGTCGAACCTGGAGAACCGCGGCCCGCTCGTGCTCGACGCGGACGTGGCCGTGCTCGGGGTCAGGGACCCGGAACGCCAAGGCGCGAAGGTCGGCGCCGAGGACGCTCGCGACACCGCCATGGCCTGGCTGGACCTGGACGTCCTGCGAGAGGAGGGAATCGCCGCGGGAGCAAAGCGCGTTCTCACCCGCTTCAAGGAGCGCGGCGTGCGCGGCTTCTGGATGCACCTGGACGCGGACGTCCTGGACGACGCGGTGATGCCCGCCGTCGACTCGCGTCAACCCGACGGCCTCCGCGTGGCGGAGCTCGGCGACCTGGTCGCCCGGCTCGTCGACTCGGGGCTGGCGGTGGGCATGGACGTCACCATCTATGACCCGAGCCTGGACCCCCGGCGCGATGCGGCCCGCGCGCTGGTGGAGGCACTCACCCACGGACTGGGGGCCCTGGTGCCCACGCGCAGGACACGATAG
- a CDS encoding GFA family protein, producing MQRGSCLCGAVRFTVEGELRAPDACHCTKCRKHSGHYFVSTDVPRSALTVEGEDQVRWFQSSEKVRRGFCSVCGSSLFWEPLQRDWIGIAMGAFDTPTQTRVALHIYMANKGDYYDIEEGTPRFDTVPPKPH from the coding sequence ATGCAGCGGGGTTCCTGTTTGTGCGGCGCGGTCCGCTTCACCGTGGAGGGCGAGCTGCGCGCGCCCGACGCCTGCCATTGCACCAAGTGCCGCAAGCACTCGGGACACTACTTCGTGTCGACCGACGTCCCCCGCTCGGCCCTCACCGTCGAGGGCGAGGACCAGGTCCGCTGGTTCCAGTCCTCGGAGAAGGTGCGCCGCGGGTTCTGCTCGGTCTGCGGCTCGTCGCTGTTCTGGGAGCCGCTCCAGCGCGACTGGATTGGAATCGCCATGGGCGCGTTCGACACGCCCACGCAGACGCGCGTGGCGCTCCACATCTACATGGCCAACAAGGGCGACTATTACGACATCGAGGAGGGGACGCCCCGGTTCGACACCGTTCCTCCCAAGCCTCACTGA
- a CDS encoding tetratricopeptide repeat protein encodes MAEQLRQVDRLRRTGRYTSALAQVRALAEAHPRLGIVLMELAMTLGIWGGAPVEALPWFERVLELAPGHRTTRLHRALCLARLGRHAEAVADFDALVDGGYRKALVLHMKRAESLEALGQDARAEQDWTLALAEDQDNPWLLQQRAAARARLGMHAEALEDLSTALALQQGADIDPELLHERGQLRVRLGDVDGARADFQAGLAALRRGDPDALPDALSAALRALDAT; translated from the coding sequence GTGGCGGAGCAGCTCCGCCAGGTCGACCGGCTGCGCAGGACGGGCCGGTACACGTCCGCGCTCGCACAGGTGCGCGCGCTCGCCGAGGCGCATCCGAGACTGGGCATCGTCCTGATGGAGCTGGCGATGACGCTCGGCATCTGGGGCGGTGCTCCGGTTGAGGCGCTCCCCTGGTTCGAGCGCGTCCTGGAGCTGGCTCCGGGACACCGGACGACGCGGCTGCACCGCGCGCTGTGCCTCGCCCGACTGGGTCGCCATGCGGAGGCCGTGGCGGACTTCGACGCGCTGGTGGACGGCGGCTATCGCAAGGCGCTGGTGCTGCACATGAAGCGCGCCGAGTCCCTGGAGGCGCTCGGGCAGGATGCGCGGGCGGAGCAGGACTGGACGCTCGCGCTGGCCGAGGACCAGGACAACCCCTGGCTGCTCCAGCAGCGTGCCGCCGCGCGCGCCCGTCTGGGAATGCACGCGGAGGCCCTGGAGGACTTGTCCACCGCACTCGCCCTGCAACAGGGCGCGGACATCGACCCCGAACTGCTCCATGAGCGCGGCCAGCTCCGCGTACGGCTCGGCGATGTCGACGGCGCGCGCGCGGACTTCCAGGCGGGCCTCGCCGCCTTGCGCCGGGGAGACCCGGACGCATTGCCGGACGCACTGAGCGCGGCGCTCCGAGCGCTCGACGCGACCTGA
- a CDS encoding acetyl-CoA hydrolase/transferase C-terminal domain-containing protein has translation MTAPSTLKDRIQNADLLARVVPVEEAVKHVTDGNTVAISGFTKSGEPKTFFPALAFHLARTAPQTQLTLLSGASLSEDVEGPMAPFIRKRGPYMSSSASRRRIHAGEMDFTDVHLSAFARNLMYGFYGDIDVAVVEVSRIRPNGSVILTSSVGISAEALAKAKKIILEVNTSSPDYTGFHDIVVPTVHPHVGWPLPLLNVRDRIGTPYVEFDLGKVVAVVESRTPDHPVPFKAADDTDKRIARNVVDFLLSCREEFGWGKRLPPIQSGVGNVANAIIGELYESPFQKIRFWTEVFQDGMLRYVEDDAKFEYASATAVSFSAEGRQRFQQMFERCKERLVLRPMWLSNSPEIISRLFVIAMNTPIEVDIYGHVNSTHIDGSRIVNGLGGSGDFFRNAYLSIVHTPSVRKLKDGRTVSCVMPYVRHIDHTEHDIKCVVTEHGYARNMDIRSPRRRATDIIDQCAHPYFRPLLHAYLDMAGPGDEPRATDMKVLEAWWRDYDAACRTFPQGG, from the coding sequence ATGACCGCTCCGAGCACGCTGAAGGACCGCATCCAGAACGCCGACCTCCTGGCCCGGGTCGTCCCCGTCGAGGAGGCCGTGAAGCACGTCACCGATGGGAACACGGTGGCCATCAGCGGCTTCACCAAGTCGGGCGAGCCCAAGACGTTCTTCCCCGCGCTGGCCTTCCACCTGGCGCGCACGGCGCCCCAGACGCAGCTCACGCTGTTGTCGGGGGCCTCGCTGTCGGAGGACGTGGAGGGCCCCATGGCGCCCTTCATCCGCAAGCGCGGGCCGTACATGTCCTCGTCGGCGTCGCGGCGGCGCATCCACGCGGGGGAGATGGACTTCACGGACGTGCACCTGTCCGCCTTCGCGCGCAACCTGATGTACGGGTTCTACGGCGACATCGACGTGGCGGTGGTGGAGGTGTCGCGCATCCGCCCCAACGGCAGCGTCATCCTGACGTCCTCGGTGGGCATCAGCGCGGAGGCGTTGGCGAAGGCGAAGAAGATCATCCTCGAGGTGAACACGTCCTCGCCGGACTACACGGGCTTCCACGACATCGTCGTGCCCACGGTGCATCCGCACGTGGGGTGGCCGTTGCCGCTGTTGAACGTGAGGGACCGCATCGGCACGCCGTACGTGGAGTTCGACCTGGGCAAGGTGGTGGCGGTGGTGGAGTCGAGGACGCCGGACCACCCGGTGCCCTTCAAGGCCGCGGACGACACGGACAAGCGCATCGCGCGCAACGTGGTGGACTTCCTGTTGAGCTGCCGCGAGGAGTTCGGATGGGGCAAGCGGCTGCCGCCCATCCAGTCCGGCGTGGGAAACGTGGCCAACGCCATCATCGGCGAGCTGTACGAGTCGCCGTTCCAGAAGATTCGATTCTGGACCGAGGTGTTCCAGGACGGGATGCTGCGCTACGTGGAGGACGACGCGAAGTTCGAGTACGCGTCCGCCACGGCGGTGTCCTTCTCGGCCGAGGGGCGTCAGCGGTTCCAGCAGATGTTCGAGCGGTGCAAGGAGCGGCTGGTGCTGCGGCCGATGTGGCTGTCGAACAGCCCTGAAATCATCTCGCGGCTGTTCGTCATCGCGATGAACACGCCCATCGAGGTGGACATCTACGGACACGTGAATTCGACGCACATCGACGGCTCGCGAATCGTCAACGGGCTGGGTGGCTCGGGGGATTTCTTCCGCAACGCGTACCTGAGCATCGTGCACACGCCGTCGGTGAGGAAGCTCAAGGACGGGCGGACGGTGAGCTGCGTGATGCCATACGTGCGGCACATCGACCACACGGAGCACGACATCAAGTGCGTCGTGACCGAGCACGGCTACGCGCGCAACATGGACATCCGCTCGCCCCGGCGCCGGGCCACGGACATCATCGACCAGTGCGCCCACCCCTACTTCCGGCCGCTCTTGCACGCGTACCTGGACATGGCGGGCCCGGGTGACGAGCCGCGCGCCACGGACATGAAGGTGCTCGAGGCGTGGTGGCGCGACTACGACGCCGCCTGCCGCACCTTCCCCCAGGGAGGCTGA